In a single window of the Vitis vinifera cultivar Pinot Noir 40024 chromosome 6, ASM3070453v1 genome:
- the LOC100266673 gene encoding aluminum-activated malate transporter 2, with protein MESVDRERAGLIARGWRWPWGLIEKFRDKVVEAARKAKKLGQEDPRRIIHSLKVGLAITLVSLMYYFNPAYGDFGVSTMWAVLTVVVVFEFSVGATLGRGLNRGLATLLAGALAVGAHYLAHLPGRPAQPIILGIFVFLVAAALSFLRFFPKLKARYDYALVIFILTFSLVSVTGYRDEEVLELAQQRLSTVLIGCATAMLVSIGICPVWAGYDLHKLVAGNVEKLGNFLEGFSEEYDRVLDDGESKDNKTFLQGYKSILTSKNTEDSLANFARWEPGHGRFRFRHPWKQYQKIGSLAGQCAYRIEALSSYPHSHIQAPTEIQSKIQAACTNMSTESGKALKELASAIKSMTKPCSVDPHIVNSKIAAESLKSLLETHFCEDVDLLELMPTAVVGSLLVEVITYVEEIAESVHELSSLAHFKDAKPEPEPEPEPEAEPKPTLEQPQQLQQTIQKFSRMDGPHHIITISGSLSIKASGTVVNVTSTDVTKGSKTKSNERQMRHVFSF; from the exons ATGGAATCTGTGGATCGTGAAAGAGCAGGGCTCATTGCTCGTGGCTGGAGGTGGCCATGGGGTTTGATTGAGAAGTTTAGGGATAAGGTGGTAGAGGCTGCAAGGAAGGCAAAGAAACTTGGGCAGGAAGATCCCAGAAGGATTATCCATTCTCTAAAAGTGGGTCTTGCTATCACCTTGGTCTCATTGATGTACTACTTTAATCCTGCGTATGGCGATTTTGGGGTGTCTACAATGTGGGCTGTTCTAACTGTGGTGGTAGTCTTCGAATTTTCGGTAG GAGCAACGCTTGGAAGAGGTTTGAATAGGGGGTTGGCCACATTGTTGGCTGGTGCTCTAGCTGTTGGTGCTCATTACTTGGCACATTTACCTGGCAGGCCAGCTCAGCCCATAATCCTGGGTATCTTTGTTTTCCTTGTGG CTGCGGCACTGTCATTCCTAAGATTTTTCCCTAAATTGAAGGCGCGATACGATTATGCCTTGGTGATATTTATATTGACGTTCAGTTTGGTATCTGTAACTGGTTATCGGGATGAAGAGGTGTTAGAGTTGGCCCAACAAAGGCTCTCAACCGTCCTCATTGGTTGCGCCACGGCTATGCTTGTATCCATAGGCATCTGCCCAGTGTGGGCTGGCTATGATCTTCACAAGCTGGTTGCTGGCAACGTTGAAAAGCTTGGGAACTTCTTAGAAG GATTTTCAGAGGAATATGATAGAGTCTTGGACGATGGAGAATCCAAGGATAACAAAACATTTCTTCAAGGATACAAAAGTATTCTGACTTCAAAAAACACTGAAGATTCCTTG GCGAATTTTGCAAGATGGGAGCCTGGTCATGGTCGTTTCAGGTTTCGTCATCCTTGGAAACAATACCAAAAGATTGGATCCCTAGCTGGCCAATGCGCCTATCGCATTGAAGCTCTTAGCAGCTACCCTCACTCCCATATCCAG GCCCCCACAGAGATCCAAAGCAAAATTCAAGCGGCTTGCACAAATATGAGTACGGAATCCGGAAAAGCTTTGAAGGAACTAGCATCTGCAATCAAAAGTATGACAAAACCATGCTCTGTTGATCCCCATATTGTAAACTCAAAAATTGCTGCCGAATCCCTCAAATCGTTGCTCGAAACTCATTTTTGTGAAGACGTTGACCTTCTTGAGCTAATGCCAACCGCTGTAGTAGGTTCATTACTGGTAGAAGTCATCACTTATGTGGAGGAAATTGCTGAGTCTGTTCATGAACTATCCTCACTTGCCCATTTCAAGGATGCCAAACCCGAGCCCGAGCCCGAGCCCGAGCCCGAGGCCGAACCCAAACCCACACTCGAGCAACCACAACAACTTCAGCAAACAATTCAAAAATTCTCTCGCATGGACGGACCTCATCATATCATTACAATTAGTGGGTCATTGTCCATTAAAGCAAGTGGAACTGTCGTAAATGTTACAAGCACAGACGTTACAAAGGGCTCCAAAACTAAATCAAACGAGCGGCAGATGCGGCATGTTTTTTCATTCTAA